One genomic window of Phoenix dactylifera cultivar Barhee BC4 chromosome 6, palm_55x_up_171113_PBpolish2nd_filt_p, whole genome shotgun sequence includes the following:
- the LOC103714066 gene encoding protein MIZU-KUSSEI 1-like: protein MKTIMARTSHEPSSSSSSSSSSKIPFQRIRRGSDGDRMVGDEEAKKKASSAAEAAVSRLRSVLTAAIPGRWNRPVLTGTLFGHRRGHVNLAFQVDARSCPAVLIELATPTSTLVREMASGLARIALECERKEEKTTPRAGLLEEPMWRAYCNGRKCGYAVRRECGPADWKVLRALEPVSMGAGVLPGDDPDGDIMYMRARFERVVGSKDSEAFYMINPDGNTGPELSVYLLRV from the coding sequence ATGAAAACAATCATGGCGAGAACTTCTCACgagccctcctcctcctcctcctcctcctcctcctccaagatACCCTTCCAACGGATAAGAAGGGGAAGTGACGGAGATAGGATGGTAGGGGATGAGGAGGCGAAGAAGAAAGCTTCTTCCGCGGCGGAGGCCGCCGTTTCGAGGCTCCGGTCGGTTTTGACCGCCGCGATCCCCGGCCGTTGGAACCGGCCGGTCTTGACGGGCACCCTCTTCGGGCACCGCCGTGGGCATGTCAACCTGGCCTTCCAGGTGGATGCCCGATCGTGCCCGGCGGTGCTCATCGAGCTCGCGACGCCCACGAGCACCCTCGTGCGCGAGATGGCGTCGGGACTCGCGAGGATCGCGCTGGAGTGCGAGCGGAAAGAAGAGAAGACGACGCCAAGAGCTGGTCTCCTGGAGGAGCCGATGTGGCGGGCGTACTGCAACGGCAGGAAGTGCGGGTACGCGGTGCGGCGCGAGTGCGGCCCGGCCGATTGGAAGGTGCTGCGAGCCCTCGAGCCGGTGTCCATGGGGGCCGGAGTCCTGCCGGGGGACGACCCCGACGGAGATATTATGTACATGAGGGCAAGGTTCGAGCGGGTGGTGGGATCCAAGGACTCCGAGGCCTTCTACATGATCAACCCCGATGGCAATACTGGTCCCGAGCTCAGTGTATATTTGCTTAGAGTCTGA
- the LOC103714020 gene encoding phosphoribosylglycinamide formyltransferase, chloroplastic, translated as MEALGSTLGIQVSSGTNITRRQYGLSTLRSPSQSVVSSCSIPYWELSLEKSCFASKLASHKAERSKGDFECRNTIQENKSSVETEDGSGTPLRRKRLAVFVSGGGSNFRAIHEATVEGSVYGHVTVLVTDKPSCGGAEHARDNEIPVILFPKSKSTPEGLSPVDLVSTLRNFEVDFILLAGFLKLIPVELVRAYPRSILNIHPSLLPAFGGKGFYGLKVHKAVIASGARYSGPTVHFVDEHYDTGRILAQRVVPVLANDTAEQLAARVLQLEHRIYVEVVSALCEERIIWREDGVPLIRSKENPNGYY; from the exons ATGGAAGCTCTAGGCTCGACTTTGGGAATTCAGGTTTCTTCTGGCACAAATATTACCAGAAGGCAATATGGACTGTCAACCTTAAGATCGCCATCTCAAAGTGTGGTTTCTTCATGTTCTATTCCATACTGGGAACTAAGTCTTGAGAAATCCTGTTTTGCTTCAAAGCTGGCATCGCATAAGGCAGAGAGGAGCAAGGGAGATTTTGAGTGCAGAAACACTATTCAGGAAAATAAAAGCTCTGTTGAGACTGAAGATGGCTCAGGAACTCCTCTTCGAAGGAAAAGACTTGCAGTTTTTGTCTCTGGTGGAGGTTCAAACTTTAGGGCCATCCATGAGGCCACAGTAGAGGGATCAGTTTATGGGCATGTTACAGTTTTGGTCACAGATAAGCCTA GTTGTGGAGGTGCTGAACATGCAAGAGATAATGAAATCCCAGTTATTCTGTTTCCCAAGAGCAAATCCACACCTGAGGGGCTGTCGCCAGTTGATCTTGTCTCTACTTTAAG GAATTTTGAGGTCGACTTTATTCTTCTTGCTGGTTTCTTAAAACTTATACCCGTTGAATTGGTTCGGgcgtatccaagatctatattAAATAttcatccttctcttcttcctgcttTTGGGGGCAAAGGATTTTATGGTTTAAAGGTGCATAAAGCTGTCATTGCATCTGGGGCTAG ATATTCTGGCCCCACAGTTCACTTTGTAGATGAACATTATGACACTGGTCGCATCCTAGCTCAGAGGGTTGTACCTGTCCTGGCAAATGATACTGCAGAGCAGTTGGCTGCAAGAGTCCTTCAGCTG GAGCATCGAATCTATGTGGAGGTGGTTTCAGCATTGTGCGAAGAGCGAATTATTTGGAGAGAAGATGGAGTCCCTCTAATTCGAAGCAAGGAGAATCCGAATGGGTATTATTAA